cgaaattattccggagccctccactacggcacctattcttcctttcttctttcactccctcctttatccattcccttacggcgcggttcaggtgtccaaagatatatgagacagatactgcgccatttcctttccccaaaaaaccaattattattattattattattattagtattatctttaacgtgcactgacatcgcacagcacacgggcgccttagcgtttttcctccataaaaacgcagccgccgcggtcgggttcgaatccggggactccggatcagtagccgagccccctaagcgctgagccaccgcggtggttctgGTGGCTAATCCGGGATCGGGTTTTGTCGGCAGCGCCCGCGAAGAGAGTTTGGCATCAAAACAGCATGGTTCAGGAAAGACTGCCGAACCTCCAGGGCACATCGACAGTGGGCTCTTAAACAACAAGGAAGAAAGAAGGTTGGGCCGTGAGCTCTCATGCTCTTTGTACATTTGTACGAAAAAGTTTATTACAGTTCATGTTTGTTAAAGAACAAGTCTCCGCCTCTTCACTATTTCTGTATCTTCTACGGCGCATAATTCCAATAACACATCTTACAACAGCACGTGACATCCGCCACCTTCTCTCCAGAGCAGTTGTATTTGAAAGACATCTACTGCATTCTCCTTGTGTACGTGCCTCTGAACTTTAATCTACAACTTCTTCTTTCCTTACCTCCACGTTTGGCTCTGTGAAGCTGTAAACTTACAATTTTCTCCCCTTGCATTCCCAAGCGGGATTAGCAAAAATGTAATAATTTTTAGCACTCAATTAAGCCTCCTTTGCTCCCATTCGAAGATATGCAGTTTAAAGTGATATATACTGTGGTATTGATCGCATTTAACTGAGCTCGTTATCAGCATCATTGCTTGGTCGCCATTGTGACAAGAGTCTGACCAGCACCCGAACGCCGTGCATCATCTGCGATGATGTCGGGCTCGGTTGAAAGAGGTTCACCGCCTATCAGTTCTTCCAGCTCTGACAGCTCGACCACCGTGAGTGGAGTAGATGTCGCGGGTGGCAGCCTGAGGGACGCCGAGATCATGGCCGCCGCGAGCCAGGAACTTCCGCAGGATGCGGCCTGCGCTACGCCGTCACGTAAGCGTACACAACTACTTAGAACTGGCAAAGTTTAATTTCAGCCCAGCTTCATCGCGTTTTCAAACTGTCATCAGAATTGCGGTGCTACTTGTGCCTTTAACGCTGCAGTAACTAGCTGCCAGAATGTTGGTTGATagtgtgtcttaccggtactcacctatggggcggaaacgcggaggctaaagaaaaggttctaagttaaggataacgcggcgagctatggaaaggaaaaatgataggtgtagcgttaagcgaccggaagcgggcagagtgggtgagggaacaaactcgaggtaatgacatcatagttgaaatgaggagaaagaaatgggcttgggtagggcatgtaatgccaaggctaggtaaccgctggtcctttagggtaacggagtggattccaagagaaggcaagcgtagcagagggtggcagaaagttaggtgggcggatgagattaagaagttggcaggcatagggtgggggcaactggcacaggacagggttaattggagatacataggagaggcctttcccctgcagtgggcgcagtcaggctgatgatgatgatgaccattaCCAGGCTGTCAGCATGGCCGTGAAGTTTAGCCCGTAAGGTATATGGAGATAACAAGCGCATGTTGATTCTCATTCAAATGTAAAACGGGCAATTCGAGAAGAGAGAGTACGATCGGAGCGTTGGTGTGCCGCCGTTTGAGCGCTGGTTTTATCGAATGAGCACAAGCATTCTTACGTCGCCCGGACCGCGGTGGTCATTGAGGGAAAACTAAGCACAGCTCCAACCAagtattttcaaaaattatataaagcgcacttaggacaacagacaagggagaccaaacaacacaagcgcttactcgcaactgcgcgtttattcgagaaacacacaaaaggaagaacaatcacaaacaaaacaaaagccatcgcgcaggcgtgacaggaaaagtgctcaaacaggtgcgtcaagataacaaaactctcatgcaaaaccaccatagggtcggcaacacacgtgtgctgattcttacggatgtgataggcctctgaaatctttccgtaagaatcagcacacgtgtgttgccgaccctatggtggttttgcatgaaagagagttttgttatcttgacgcacctgtatgggcacttttcctgtcacgcctgcgcgatggcttttgttttgtttgtgattgttcttccttttgtgtgtttctcgaataaacgcgcagttgcgagtaagcgcttgtgttgtttggtctcccttgtctgttgtcctaagtgcgctttatataatttttgaaaatgaaaaaccaactagctcagatgtcaattctgcttcaaccAAGTACTTTCCTCGCTGAGTATTTTTCGCACTCTATCCAAATATTTTCCTCCCCACTAAATAAACACGAGGCACGCAGTGGCAAATGGTCAAACTAAAAGCGCCTATACAGCTTTTCTGAGCTGGGGCATGCTAGTAATGTTCAACGTCACTTCATCTGTTTCCACAGCCCGCAAATCACCAGGCTCCTGCGGTATGCCGACAGACGCGCTCTGCTGCTTCGTCCTGGTGATTGTGGGACCGATCGTGATTGTCGAGTTGATCGCCATTGTAGTACGAGGCGACCCGAAGCACAATGCCGCTGCTCTCGCAGATACGTTTGATCTCTTGGACTCCTGCCCTGACGCCACCGCTCCTGGAGGATGTCAGAACGCAACTCTGTAAGCGACTTATAGCTATTATATAGGCTGCTTTAGTCCATTGCTCTTCATATCAAATGTAAGCATCTCACTCCTTCCGTAGAAGTCGCGTAGGACACAGTATTTTACGTGAAGGTACTAATTATGCAGTCGCACACAACTGAAGAAAACCCCGCGAATGGACTTCAGAGGGTGTCCCCCAACAAAAGGCGTCAGTCTATGCTCATTACGTCCGGTCGATCGCATTGCATCTGCAAAGCACCTGCGATTATGcgttcccaccgtggcaggtgcaagGCGTTTGATGTGAAATCGGGGCAATAGGTCAACGCCATTGTTTGGAAGACCTTCTTTGAGGGACATTTGCCGCTGCGTTCCAAAGAGGACAATGAAGAAAAAAGGCTTCAGCCGTGCGCGACTGAATTTATGGCACCATTATTCGCCTACCATTTTCTTAGTTTATATGGTTTCTGAGGTCACTTTCGATCTTGGCGGTGCCGCAATGGCACGGTATTGTTTTTAGTCCCTACATTTAGTAGCTTTATTTTCGCTGTTCAATCTGTTATACAGAtgccagattaaaaaaaaatccaaagTGTGCGGCGCGGCACTCAAGTGGGAAAAGAAACATATTGAGGTTAATCACGTAATGCCCCCTTCTCTACGATGTACGTGAACTGGCGTTCACATGTTACTGATTTTTTCATGTTATTGATTTTTTCGAAAACTCTTgacatagtttcatgcaacgatcgcaaaacatttcgcgcgaaactcaccagtcattttcagaacacgtgTACCTGTAGTTGCCCTGTactttttcctgtattttttccctgtatttttgtgatttttttgcttaccctttttgtaaccgcttgatcctccttattttatcctttttttagtgtttacagttccagtgttaagttcattgtgccaatgttttcatcatgagtgcatatacacaaaaccatttgtaagcccctccttatgtaataccttcgggcctttaaggatgaactaaatgaaatgaaatgaaacgaaaaccatgaaaaaactgcaaaatcCACTCCATCTGTGCAGAGTTTTGTTCAAGTATATTTCACCAGCTGTTTGACGGCGTTCTTAGCTAAAGAAATTTGATGCGACGGCGCTGGAGCCAGGCCATCAGCGAGAGGGCTTTAAGTCCGCCCAGAAAAAAATACCGcagtcgcttaccttcttgaaaCAACCTACCAGATCAACTCCTAAATGAGCTGTTTTGCTCAAATGCAAGAAAGTGTCATTTTCTAGTTCTCGACGTGTCTTACTTTCTTGACATGCAGATACCTGCTGGACGCAATGAACCCTAGCGTAAACCCCTGCGTCGACTTCCACGAGCACGTGTGCGGCTGGTGGCGAGCCAGTGACCCTGACCGAGGGACGTATCTCGAGGAACACATGCGAGTATTCAATACCCGTGTGGCACGCGAGCTAGTGCGTAGGGCGGCAAATTACTTCTCTGACTCTGGCGGGACCCCTACAAGCCTCGAAGGCCAGATGGCGCTGTTTTACACCAGTTGCTCCGTAACGGCCGCTGGCTACGCTAAAGAAGGCAGCGTCACTGCAGTGCTCCGCACGTTGGACATCGACATCCATGAATGGGTCGGCGTTCAAGACTTCAGTGTGTTTCTAGAGCTTGCAGTCGCCACTACTATGAAGAGCGGGTTGTCCTCGTTCATACGGATCCAGTTCATCACAGGCCATGACCTCCGCATTGATGTGGGCGAGACATTGGAGTCGACCTTCTCTGCAGACTTCCGGAGAGCAAGAGAGATTGTCGTAGATATGATCGACGACATCGGCCCAGCACTGTCTTCGGTCCAGGTCAACCTTTCGACAATATTCGCCATCGACGCTACGGTCGAAAGCTTGAGAGTTGGACTCAGTGAGCGGACATGGATGGAAGTCAGAGATCCGGATGGATTGAAGGAAATTGCCTCCGACGTAAATTGGCCGAATGCACTGGAACGAGGTCTGCCAGCGAGGCTCAAGAGTGCGGAGAAGTGGAGAGTTCTGAAAATTAGGGGCGCAGCTGTGATCCGCAACATCATCGAAGATTTGAGGCGGCAACCACTGCAATGGGTCAGCGTCTACACTCTTTTCGTCCTGCTTTCACAGGTAAACGACTAAATCGGATGAAAGTGTATGGTCTTAAAATTTAGCGATGTATGATTGCGATTATGCAAACCTGATGACTATTCTGCGAATGAC
The genomic region above belongs to Amblyomma americanum isolate KBUSLIRL-KWMA chromosome 9, ASM5285725v1, whole genome shotgun sequence and contains:
- the LOC144105127 gene encoding uncharacterized protein LOC144105127 produces the protein MLVMFNVTSSVSTARKSPGSCGMPTDALCCFVLVIVGPIVIVELIAIVVRGDPKHNAAALADTFDLLDSCPDATAPGGCQNATLYLLDAMNPSVNPCVDFHEHVCGWWRASDPDRGTYLEEHMRVFNTRVARELVRRAANYFSDSGGTPTSLEGQMALFYTSCSVTAAGYAKEGSVTAVLRTLDIDIHEWVGVQDFSVFLELAVATTMKSGLSSFIRIQFITGHDLRIDVGETLESTFSADFRRAREIVVDMIDDIGPALSSVQVNLSTIFAIDATVESLRVGLSERTWMEVRDPDGLKEIASDVNWPNALERGLPARLKSAEKWRVLKIRGAAVIRNIIEDLRRQPLQWVSVYTLFVLLSQVLKHAPTLGRVAEDTYMASTLPRCLQLTAAHFDRLYPLWVARTMQRRGQVTQARVLFQDIASTLRKDARVNGGLLIDTRRLRGVRLVMYDESGNDSLPTESLPAKMGQYFLPNLAAVVAARVGERPAPSELWQDQLRGYLGYRDSGSFLISSAYVSGTGAFVDLYADKEQEITSSYATLGAVILRSILDSDATYFPSWARGHIDRCFAQSASSVLGRPVAAAIARDIMRFRWSAQLAWFLKSRQSTRYSTSELENSTSMRFQGYRKTTVKTGAKGVRHEQLFFRLLCFAQCGEPYATETCNDLTGFDRRFADVFGCSPRSYERSGTCDCYGVNNCETHLPASPEPAQYL